The Moritella sp. F3 sequence TTCTCATTAAGTGCAGCACCGAGCGTGATCCCAGATACCCCTGTCGTTGCAGCGAAAGCATTCATATTAGTTGATTTTGATTCAGGCAAAGTTATCGCAGAGAAAAATGCTGATGATTCATTAAAGCCAGCTAGCCTAACAAAAATGATGACAAGTTATGTTATTGGTCAAGAAATTAAGGCCGGGAATATAAACCTAGAAGATCAAGTAACTATCAGTAAAAATGCCTGGGCTAAAAACTTCCCTGACTCATCAAAAATGTTCATCGAAGTTGGTAAAACGATCACAGTCGAAAAATTGAACCAAGGCATTATTGTTCAATCAGGCAATGATGCTTGCGTAGCAATGGCTGAACACATTGCAGGTACAGAAAGCGCCTTTGCTCAGTTAATGAACTCATGGAGCAAGCAGCTAGGTATGGATGCAACGCATTTTGCTAATAGCCACGGTTTAGATAGCAAAGAGCAATACACCACTGCGCGTGATATGGCGACACTCGGGGCCGCACTAATTCGTGATGTACCTGAAGAATACCGCATTTATTCACAAAAGAAATTTACCTACAACGGCATCACCCAATACAACCGTAATGGCTTGTTATGGGATAAAAGCATGAACGTAGACGGTATTAAAACCGGCCATACTTCAGGCGCAGGTTTTAACTTAGTCTCTTCTGCAACCAAAGACAATATGCGTCTAGTTGCTGTTGTACTCGGAACCAAAAGTGGCGACGCACGTAAAGCTGAAAGCAAGAAGCTACTTAACTTCGGTTTCCGTTTCTTTGAAACGGTAACGCTACATGAAGCAAATTCAAGTATTGTTGCTGAACGTGTTTGGATGGGTGAGCAAGAGCAAGTTGAACTTGGTCTAGCAAACAAATTAACCCTAACCGTACCACGCGGCCAAGCAAAAAATCTTACCGCTACATTTGAAATTCAACAAGAGCTAAGTGCACCGATTACACAAGGTCAAGTTGTGGGTAAAGTGTTCTACGTATTAAACGATGAAGAGATTGCTCAGGCTGATTTAATCGCCCTAGAAGACGTTGAATTGGGTAGCTGGTTTAGCCGATTAATTGATTATTTCAAATTATTATTTACCGGTTGGTTTGGTTAATCCTTTCCCTGACACCGTTACCCGATTATAATGACCAATACAAAGGAGGCAATTGCCTCCTTTGCCATTATTTTTAAGGTACGAGAAAACTAATGTCTTTAAATACAAAATTCGACGAACTACTTGATTTTCCTTGT is a genomic window containing:
- a CDS encoding D-alanyl-D-alanine carboxypeptidase family protein, whose amino-acid sequence is MANQFKKLILTSLVMASFSLSAAPSVIPDTPVVAAKAFILVDFDSGKVIAEKNADDSLKPASLTKMMTSYVIGQEIKAGNINLEDQVTISKNAWAKNFPDSSKMFIEVGKTITVEKLNQGIIVQSGNDACVAMAEHIAGTESAFAQLMNSWSKQLGMDATHFANSHGLDSKEQYTTARDMATLGAALIRDVPEEYRIYSQKKFTYNGITQYNRNGLLWDKSMNVDGIKTGHTSGAGFNLVSSATKDNMRLVAVVLGTKSGDARKAESKKLLNFGFRFFETVTLHEANSSIVAERVWMGEQEQVELGLANKLTLTVPRGQAKNLTATFEIQQELSAPITQGQVVGKVFYVLNDEEIAQADLIALEDVELGSWFSRLIDYFKLLFTGWFG